From the Peromyscus leucopus breed LL Stock chromosome 8b, UCI_PerLeu_2.1, whole genome shotgun sequence genome, one window contains:
- the Abr gene encoding active breakpoint cluster region-related protein isoform X6, whose protein sequence is MTDILPQPDCSLKAVCESLERCCLDQLEEPGSKRVPNTGARLWGRVRSKLLRQKLDPQTVETKNWHTDVIEMNGIKVEFSMKFTSRDMSLKRTPSKKQTGVFGVKISVVTKRERSKVPYIVRQCVEEVEKRGIEEVGIYRISGVATDIQALKAVFDANNKDILLMLSDMDINAIAGTLKLYFRELPEPLLTDRLYPAFMEGIALSDPAAKENCMMHLLRSLPDPNLITFLFLLEHLKRVAEKEPINKMSLHNLATVFGPTLLRPSEVESKAHLTSAADIWSHDVMAQVQVLLYYLHHPPISFAELKRNTLYFSTDV, encoded by the exons ATGACGGACATCCTGCCTCAGCCCGACTGCAGCCTGAAGGCAGTGTGCGAGTCCTTGGAGCGCTGCTGCCTGGATCAGCTGGAGGAGCCCGGGAGCAAGCGTGTGCCCAATACTGGCGCCCGGCTCTGGGGCCGAGTGCGCAGTAAGCTTCTCCGTCAGAAG CTGGATCCACAGACTGTAGAAACCAAGAACTGGCATACAGATGTGATTGAAATGAATGGG ATCAAAGTGGAATTCTCCATGAAATTTACCAGCCGTGACATGAGCCTGAAGAGGACCCCATCCAAGAAGCAAACCGGCGTCTTCGGAGTGAAGATCAGCGTGGTGACCAA GCGAGAGCGCTCCAAGGTGCCCTACATCGTACGGCAGTGCGTAGAAGAGGTGGAGAAGAGGGGCATTGAAGAGGTTGGCATCTACAGGATATCAGGGGTGGCCACGGACATCCAGGCACTGAAGGCTGTCTTTGATGCCA ATAACAAGGACATCCTGCTGATGCTGAGCGACATGGACATCAACGCCATCGCTGGCACCCTCAAGCTCTACTTCCGGGAACTGCCGGAGCCTCTCCTCACAGACCGACTTTACCCAGCCTTCATGGAGGGCATCG CCCTGTCAGACCCTGCTGCCAAGGAGAACTGCATGATGCACCTACTCCGCTCCCTGCCCGACCCCAACCTCATCACCTTCCTTTTCCTGCTGGAACACTTGAAaag gGTTGCTGAGAAGGAACCTATCAACAAGATGTCGCTTCACAACCTGGCCACTGTGTTCGGCCCCACGTTACTGAGACCCTCAGAAGTGGAGAGCAAAGCACATCTCACATCAGCTGCAGACATCTGGTCCCATGACGTCATGGCCCAG GTCCAGGTCCTACTTTACTACCTGCATCATCCCCCCATTTCCTTCGCAGAACTGAAGCGGAACACACTGTACTTCTCCACAGATGTGTAG